CAGTCAGTGTGGCGGAGTGTCGGTCCGTGTCTAACCCATCTCCGGCGGCTTCTACACCAACCAGCTGGACAGAGAGATCCTTGGAAAAGGGGTAGAACATGCCAACAGAATTAGATCCTCCACCAACACAGGCAACAACGGCATCCGGACTCTTGCCCAGCTCTTGCATCTGAGCCTTGGTTTCATTACCGATCACACTCTGGAAAGTCCTGACCATAGTAGGGAAGGGATGGGGCCCAATGGCAGACCCGATAATATAGTGGGTGGTATCCAGACGGACAATCCACGCGCGGAAGGCTTCATTTACGGCATCACGGAGGGTACGCGATCCCGATTCGACGGGGATCACCGTGGCGCCTAGCAAGCGGATCCGGAATACATTCAAGGCCTGTCGACGGACATCCTCCGCACCCATGTAGATAGTACATTTCATGCCAAATTTAGCACATACGGTGGCAGTCGCGACACCATGTTGACCGGCGCCCGTTTCAGCGATAATCTCCGTCTTACCTAACCGACGAGCGATGAGTATCTGACCCAAGGCATTATTAATCTTGTGAGATCCGGTGTGGTTCAGGTCTTCCCGTTTTAGCCAGATGTTTGCACCACCGACGTGCTCAGTCAGGCGTGTCGCTTGGTGAAGGCTCGATGGACGGCCCATGTAAGGATAGTACGACCGATATTCCTCCCAAAAGGTCGGGTCATCGAGAGCTGCCTGGAAACCGGCCTCGAGTTCAGCGAGACACGTTGTCAGGGCCTCGGGGGCATATTGACCACCGAAAATACCGAACCGTCCTGGTCCATCGGCCACGGCTGCCTCTGCGTCATCGGTTAGGGCGACCGCCTTTGCTTCGGTTGTCCCGCTGATTGTAGTCGATGCATCTGCAGAGACTTTCCTTTGTGTGATCTTTGAACAGTAGTCCTCAACTGCCTGAGCGGCCTGCCCGGCTGGGGCGTCAGCCAGGATGTTGATCACTTGACTACCAATGACAGCACCGTCGGCGATGGAGGTCACGCTTAGAAAATGCTCCCGCGTGCTGATTCCAAATCCAACTGCGACGGGGACATTGCCGGAGAGGCTCTTGACGCGCTGGATGAGCGCCGGAAGCTCTGTGTTGAGGGTCCCCGTAGCACCGGTGACGCCCATACGGGACACAAGATAAATGAAAGAATCCGCCATACTGCAGAGAGCCTTCATGCGCTCTTCTGTAGTGGAAGGAGCGATCAATGGGACGTAGGAGAGACTGTCAATGGAGTCAATAAACCTATCACTTGAAACTTCCCTATTCCAGAGGGTAGTACGTACCCCATCTTGGTACAGCCATTGCGGAAGCGAATCGCGTCTTCTGGTGGCAAATCAACAATAATGAAACCATTGACTCCGGCATCCTTGCAATCGGCCAGGATTTGGGACTCCCCATAGCGTAAAAGGGGGTTGTAATAGCCCATGAAGAGGACGGGGGTCTTGAGTCCTTTCCGGCGGGCCTCCCGCACCATCTCCAACATGGAGGTAATGGTGACCCCATTTTTGAGGGCCTTCAGATTCGATTTCTGGATGGTAGGACCATCTGCGATAGGGTCGGTGAATGGGAGACCCAGCTCAATAATGTCTACACCATTCATCAGGATCGTCAATTCGAAAGATGGGGCTAACATGACTCACCGGCTCCTCCGGCCTGCATGCCCAGCATGATGTCCGGGGTTTCCTCCGCCGTGGGGAATCCGGCCGTCACATACGTGACCAGCGCTGGACGGCCTTCTTGTTGACATTGGGCAAATGTTTGTTTGAGATGCTCCATGGTGGATTGATTGTCTGATAGTGACAAAATTTGGAACACGAGGGGCGGTACTTTTTATGGGGAACCAAATTGACTAGGGTCTACGATGAGTCAACGCCGAGGCATCCACAATGGGGTCAGCTTGCGGGACGGCCCATTACTTTATCGGCCCGTCAATTGGTTCCGCTTGCGATATCGGTCTGGAACAATTGCAACATAGTGAAATATCGACATGACCAAGCACCACTAGTAGTAAGCTCTCAGCCTCTTAGATGAGGACTATAATTGATCCTCGCTAATTGAACCGGTTTATTCTTCTGACGTCTGTGATCGCATAAGGGCCGTCAATTTTGTGGCTGCTTTCAAGAAGACAAGCCGGCATCACTAATATCAGTCTCGTCAATGGCAGTAATAGTAAGCTTACCTGCAACCTTGATCTTATCGATCGCCCTATTTCTCGTGATTTGGAGAGCCCGGAGAGGGCCTTGCTTCTCTTAATACACGGTCATGCCCCTTTGGTTCTGACAGACACGCATCAATGAGGCCACTTGCGTATGCGCAGGGCGGAATCTCCAGTCCTACTGGGAAGAATCTCCCTGGTGGATAATAGAGTTATTAATGGTTTATTGGACCATTTGCAATAGCGAACCATAAGACCCGGGTTATTGAAGGCAGCATGATGGTTGTAATGAGACACTGGATCCAGTAAGACAGTACAGTAAGACGCCAATCCAAACTAGGCAGAATAATAACCACGGAATACAATACCGTATTAATATCAATTCTAATCATCCACACATGAACAACTTCCCAGCCTCAAAGTCACTAACACCATCCATACATACAGCACAACAAACCAATGGCCCAATGCTGCACCTCATCACACACCTAATCCAGCGCATCTGGAGAAGACCCGTGACACTCGCTCTCACCTTCCTCACCGTCTTCCTCATTGCGCCACTATTCCTCTACCATCTCCTGGCCTACTACCTCGCCAATGATCCCCGTCTCGTCCCCAGCGCATTCCGCACCGCCAAgaatatcctcctcgtcaccgCGCACCCAGACGATGAgaccctcttcttcagtcCGAGTATTCTCTATCGTAATGATGATGCGACCGTAACCCGGGGTTTGTTGGCGCTTTCGTCTGGTTTGTGTTCATTCTCTTGATtctatactactataatCCTTGCCTATCCATCAACCCAGAAACATATGACCATCTGACAAGCAAAAAAAACAGGTAACTACGAAGGCATCGGCGACATCCGCCACAGCGAACTCCAACGCAGCTGTGCCGAACTCGGGATTAAACCCGAGCGATGCGTGAACCTGGATCACTATGAGCTGCAGGATAATCCGCAGAAATGGTGGAGGGAGGATTTGATCGAGGAGCTTGTGGGGGAGTATGTTAAGAAATGGAATATTGATTTGGTGGGTCTATTTTGACTTTCTAGATCTGAAGAGTTATCGCGGTCTTAACTTATATTGAATAGATTATTACGTTCGACGACGGGGGTATATCTGGACATGTTAATCATCGGGCCGTTAGTGCTGGTGTTAggtttgttcttcttcctttttacTTTCCCCTTTTAGATTTTGCCATAAGAATAGTATACCCCAACTAACAGTGATCTAGTAAATACATATCCAAAACCCCACAAGGCCCACCAGCGTACGCACTACAGACCAAATTCCTTCTACGAAAATACGCCGGTCTAGCCGATTTAATTCCGACGTCGATGTCCTTTTCAGGACGCATTCTGCAGGCGATTGTATCTCCCTCACGGGAATATGAAGTAGTGAAAGTTGGGAATGGAAAGAGTAGTAAGATCCAGGATCCCTATGGGGATAAGGCGCTGTTGGTCAGTGACTGGCAGATGTATTTCCAGGCGCGAGGGGCGTTTAGTCAACATGGGAGTCAGTATTCTTTTGATCGGGTTTTTTATTTGTTGATTAGTCGGTATATGTGGGTTAATGATCTGAGGAGGATTGTCTGAGAAGACGGTGAGATTGGATATAACACATACTGTGAATTGAGTATGCGCTACGTGGATTACCAGGCTCATATGTGgatactgtatgtacatcccGCGAAGCTCGGTCGTTCCTCATAGTACAGACAGTATTCAAGACAatagaataagaataaacAACAAGACCCAAAAGAGTACAAATAATCAAACGACCTTTTCAAAAACCTTAGATGGTAACGTTGACCTTGCGAATCTCACAGAACGTCGTCGGGCCGCGATAGACCGCGAAAGCACCACACATCCACCCACTATAACCGCAGAGAGAATACAATATAACACTCGTCCTCCGAGGCCCTCAACCAGCCGCACAAAAAGCGCATCATTGGCATGCCATGACGACGTCCCCAAATGTCGGAAGAGCGGGGTATCCACGAATCCATTTAGCATATGCATATTCGGATGGTCAGGGGGGCCGGACAAGATACGGAGAGATGTTCGGTTTGGCTGGGTGGTATATATCGTCCTATACAGCACACCACTTAGCATACCATACAACCGAATCCCCAAGACAcaaaaacagaaacagaaagaaaaaagaactcaCGACGCATAATGACACCCGGTACTAAACATAACCGTAACATACGGCAAAAGCAACCACCGTCTCTTAAACCGGGGTAAATTATCAATCAAATCTCGAACAAACAAGTTCCCCGGACTAGAAAGAAGCATGCCGATAGAAAACCCAGCCGGATAAGCAGCAGGCGCGACGAAATCAAACCTGCGCAATGGTTCGAGAGATCGCTTACAAACGAGATCAAGGTCCAAGATCGCACCTGTGATGGCAATGCGCGTGGCGCGCAAAAAGTCAGTCCCGTTTACAATTTGTTGTGTGTCAGTCATGTTTGGGAAGGGGGCGCACCTCCGTGTATGTATAGGATCATATAGCGCAGTGCATCTACCTTCTGCACTAGGTATGGGTAGTTGTTCCAGGTTTCCTGGAGATCGGGGAAGTGGTCGCGCACGAATTGAGTGGCTGTTTTGTCGTCCCAGATGTGTGTTTTCCATCCGGGATGTATTCTTAGACATTCTTCTCGAGCGACTAGCCATTCCGGTCGGAGGGCTGTGTCTCCGAGGTGGACGTGGTGGAGTATTGCGGGGATTGGGGACGGATGGTGAAGTTCTGAGGGAGGTTGTTCGCTCTCGTAGCCGCGAAAAGTGACATCGAAGCCGTCGCGGTCATGTGAGATAATGGAGTCGGCTGCGGACTTTTGCCAGATGAAGGGCATTTGGAGGAGCAGACGGAGTTGAGTGGCCAATGGCGACGTGAGGAAGAGCAGGAGCGACGctagaaggaagagaaggagtaGACGAACTCGCGAAAAACACATGGCTGACACTGTCTGTCCACGGTGGAAGACTAGACTGTTTAACAACGGAGGCCGATTTCAGTAGAAGTGACAGCTCCCAGTCAGGAGCAATGGCGGGGAacggagagaaagaaaagtggaagGATGTGGTTGGCATGTAGACCTGGAAATTGTTGCACAGCAACAAAGAGGGAGTTGACATTTGGACGTAGGCAAATCTGCACCTTCTGGAGGATGTAAGCATTCGTAGATTGGCTGACCGTATAGAGAAAGGCAGCAACGTTCCTAATCCAGGGTCCCACCAACACCCCAGTGTAACCGCCATCGAGGCGCGGCCTTTGCACCTCTTCGTCGACTAAGCTCAAGCTAAGCTTTCAGACAGCGTGGACCCTGTTCACTCACTACAGCCAAAATTGTTGTATCCTGTCGATTTCCTGTTAATTTCCTCCCTTCGTGTTTACATGTGCTGATTTGTGGAAACATGGATCACTACACTCTAGACGTGGCTCTTTGCTTATTTCCGTTATTCGATTGTGTACGACATGACTACGGCTGGCTCCAGGATTACTCCTTGTCTCAGTAGCACGGAGGGAGGCTATTTTCCGAGACTACGAGGTACATCGTAGTACTCAGTACGAATCAGGGAGGATACGAAGCCCTTTCATTCAAGGCGGTACTGACCTGTGGTAGAGAACAAAGTGACTTATCAAGCGAACCTGATGTCTCTAGACAGATATTGAATAATTCCTAGCAATATAACCTAATTTAAGTGAATTAAGCATGAAAACTAAAAATTAGTTACTCGGAGTCCATCCCCGAGTTACACTATACCGGATGAGGGAAAGCCCAAGTCAAGATTCGAAGCTTAACCAGGAACCATACTCAAAGTGCACTAGTCCCATGGTGCGAATAAATTCCCTGATCAATTGGCCAATCACACCTGGATGGCAATGTTGACAACCACGCTAAACCTTTCCAAGCATGAAACAGCAAACTCTGCTCTATTTGGTGCCTCAGGTATAACTAATAAAGATTGTTCGGCAATTGTATACCATGTATGAACTTATGCGAGGTGCTTTAAGGAGGTGGCAAAACCTGTAATTAACTACTTAGCCTCTACTGATTGAGGCCAATTTGGGCGCTTATCGTCCCTGCAACCTCTCAGTCTTTGATATCGCTCGGTGAATGGTCGTAGCTGATGCAATCGGCCTCGGTGTTTGCATCACGATAAGCCATAGGCAAAGACCGAACGCCGACCAGATAAAAACCCACCACCACTCGGTATCTCCACCGTAAGATAACAAACCCCAAAGATGCCGCCGAATAAAAGTGTCGCTGTCATCGGCACTGGCCCAGCTGGTGCCATTGCAGTTGATGCTCTAGTCCAGGAAAAATCATTCGACGTCGTCCGTGTGTTTGAACGGCAAGAAAAGGCCGGCGGCTGTTGGTAGGCAAAGATTGGAACATTGATGGTAGTGCCGATGTGATTAACGGCCAATAGGGTGTCAAGAGAGAATGAGGAACCGGTCCCTCTGGACATTGACAATCTTTCTGCGAGGACTGCAGATGGACCGGTTCCAATCCCCGACAATCTACCCCGACATGTTCCCACATTGTCTCAGCACCGTTACTTTGACTCGCATGTCTACCCCACTTTGCACGCCAATGTAGCAGCGTCAGTCATGGAATACTCGCAGGAACAGATTCCAGACATCCTTTCCGAGTGGTCTGTGAACATCCACGGACCGGACACGCCTTTCCGTCACCATACGGTGATAAGGCAGTACATCGAGGATCTCTTGAACCGAAATGGATATCAAGACTTCGTTGAGTACAATACGACAGTTGAGCGGGCCGAGAAAGACCCCCAAACCGGTAAATGGACACTAACCTTGCGACGTGCTGGTGAGCCGAATGGCCTTGACTACTGGTGGACCGAAACCTTCGACGCTCTGGTGGTTGCCTCCGGGCATTATGCCGTGCCGTATGTTCCTGTCATCAAAGGACTAAAAGAATTTGCAGAGAAGTACCCAGGCAGTGTTGAACACACCAAGCAGTACCGTGGTCCTGAAAAGTACAAGGGCAAGGTAAGATGCTATCACCTAGAGTTATATGCAGATAACTACTTCTCTTCGACCAAACAAATGACTAACACGTAAACAGCGGGTAATTACTGTCGGAGCTTCTGTCTCCGCTGCAGACACCGCAGTGAGTCTGGTAAAGCATGCAAAGGGTCCCGTTTATGCTGTTGTGCGCGGAAAGTACAACACCTACTTTGGAGACGAAGCGTTCAAGCACCCCCAGATTGAGCGCCGCCCGCCCATCTCACATATAACTACCGACAATGGGGCGAGAACAGTGCACTTTGAGAACGGGACATCCGTGTCAGACGTGGACCACATCATCTTTGGCACCGGCTTCACCTGGACGCTGCCATTCTTACCTAATATCCCAATCCGAAACAACCGTGTACCGGATCTCTATCTACACGTGTTCCACCAGCGGGATCATTCCCTGGTGTTCTTAGGAGCAGTATGTCTTCCTCGTGTCTATTAAACAAAACCAATAACTGACTGGAATAGGTTGGCGCCGGGTTAACTTTCAAAGTCTTCGAATGGCAAGCTGTAGCCGCCGCGCGCGTTCTGGCCGGAAAGGCACAGCTGCCATCTCTGGAAGAACAGCGGAAGTGGGAACAGGATCGCATCGCAAAGAAGGGCGACGGTCCGGGATTTATGATGATAAACCCCGACTTTGAGGCGTATTTTGAACAGCTTCGACAGCTTGCAGGCGAGCCTGCCGAGGGAGAACCAGGACGGAGACTTCCGCCGTTCAAGCAGCAGTGGGTGGACGACTTTAATGCTGGACATGAACGGCGGATTCGTATGTGGAAGAAGGCCAATGAGGCTGGGAGAGCGAGTAAGTTATAGAGATGGATGTACATGACTTGAGCAtacatatgtatatatatagactgAACCTATTCTATTGTTTTGAATCACCCTATCTGTGTCAGTCTCTTGCATATATTCTACTAGAAGGCTATCTCCTCTTCGACGGTAATATGCCGGCAATCTCGAGTCCGTCCTTTTAGCGGAATACGTGGAACATTCCTGACTGAGGGCTGTATCATACAGCCTGCAGAGCCCAGAGAAATGTAAGAGTGACAAGGCCAAGGCTTGGAAGAGGAAATAGATGCTGTCTGGTCTATCGCAATCGTGGTAAGGATACAATGCCTATGCGCAACTGCACAGGGTCTACAGTGGCGCTCCTGACAAAGCTGTTATCAAGGGCTGAATTGGGTAATATAGGTGTTACTAGGGATTCACATAGAATTGTTCAATTGCTAGTTAGTTTCAGGGTAGTAGAAATATTATGTGCATCTTCCTTTCTGCGTTACAATCAATGTATATCGTGGATTATATGCAGTGCTTAAACATATCATACTAACactttatagagatataaccCCAACCTCACCCCATAAGTCAACCAGGACTTCTAATACAAATTTTCAGACATGGTATGCAACCAACtcatatcatcatctccagaaTGAACACAACTCGCATCCCACTCCCCACGGGGTGACTCAGAAGCCCCCGCATCAGAGTTCGAAACATGGTCGACCGTGGTGCCCATATACGCACGACCAGTCGTCTGGGCAATCTTTCGTAAGGTGTAATAATGCTTGTGACGAACCCATGCATGCACTCAGTGGCCCGTGGTCTCTAGTATCTCCACATCGGAGTCTAAGAATACCAAACCCACGATGGCGAGTACCTCCTGAGTAACCCCCCAACTGACGGCTACGTGAGAACTACGTTAACTCGTAGACGTGTAACTTAATCAGAAAATCGGTAAAGGTATAAGTAATATCAACAGAAACAAGTAGTAGAATAAGAGGAATGATCCTATTATAAGGATGAGAAATCCCGCGCGGCCCGTCTCTACTGTATAATAAACGACTATCGTTCTTTTTGGGGCAGATATATCTGCCGCTGGTGGAAAGATCTGGAACTACTGTACTCGTGGAGTAAGGGATTAGATGGAGAAGTTATATAGtcttttattctattcttaaATGTTTAGATTTACTCTCTGATCTTGATTATTCCTTGAGATTCCCCATCCCTGCATATGTCGCTTGCTTATATCAGTGCTCGAATTGTCTCTTGTCGCCAAAGACGGCCTGTGTAGACCTCACTAACGATACTCAGGATGGGCAGTAAATAGTCGTGCTCCTTTGAAATTGTGCTGCTTCGATTCTCAAGTCCCACAAGGTCAAGCTTCGAAGATGCATAGTGATTCAGGTGATCTAAGATCCGCCGTTACAACTACTTGATATTTCATAATTTTGACTGCACTAGGGCTCACTGCCCCAGGTAGCAGTCTTCCGTTTCACGTACAACATAATATTGTCAAGAAAGTTACAAAAGCATGTCAACTTAGTGACAGTAAATACCAGTGATCTGACAATGTGGATACTGGGCAGGTTAGTGTAGTCTGGGGGACATGCTTCAGCAAATCGTGGCTGTGCTGAATATGCGAAAGCTGGATACGCTATCTATTCGCTTCGCTTAGATTAGTGGGTGATAGAGTTTAGAAAGATACTCTCTCCCTCAGCTCGAACCCCACCCAGCTGAAGTGGCATTCAATCTTCAGCTGAACTGTGGATACGTAGTACTAGTATAACTGGCAGATTCCCTTCGCATCAATGACATAAATTCCCGGTCGatttctcttccatcacTAGCAGTCTagctttcttcctctccactGCTTTCCTCTATTCTATCACTTATCGCAATCATGAAACCAGCAACCGACCGCCCATTCGAGGCTTCCAGGTACGCATGGCGGACCGACACAGATGGCCTTACCGCTTCCGACCCCGCCGCTGAGGCTCGTTTTGAAAACGCAAAAGAAAGTTACAAAAAAGCCCTCCAAGCGTTCGAATCAGCGGATAAGAAAGCCCGGAACCGTTATCACAaacatgaagaagacgatgctTTTGGAGAATGGGCAATGCAATATGTACGTTTACTATAAACCCTTACTTGCATACTGTTTTCCCACCGAGGCTCCCTCTTTCTAATACTCGTCTGGTAGGATCCTGTTTGGTGTTCCCTCAAGGCGGAGGCGCAATCACAGTGTGCAGCTTTGTGTGACGCCGGTTGGGCGGCCTTCGGACAAGCCTATCTGGAGAAAAGCGAACAGGGAATGTCGAAAGTGACTCAAGATGCACGCTATGCGGGTTTTGAGCCAGAGATCTTCTGAGATAAGCCATGGGTTTCATCCGAATTGAGTATTGGAGCTACAATtgagattatatctataCCTATCAAGGCTATCCGGCGCCTGACCCTGTTAGTTTCAGTAGCTATCTAATGACTATCTGTTTTTGATCCTTTATTCAGTCTTCAAAGAATAGTAGTACTTCTTCATCGactttattattctttatctCTTGATTTTAACCATCTCCTTAAGCCGCAATCGGTGCGCAATCTGAGCACCAACAACGTTACCCAGATTGCTGACTCAGTGACAAGTCGCTTGAACGGGGATTTCAATGCTGCACTACGCCAGGACAGAGGCCAAACCCCCATGCTCTTAATGATATATCTAGATTGGGGTTTTAATAGAAAGTCCATAAGGGGTGGACGAGTGTACCTAACTTTGAGCAACATTGGAACAGCAATACGATCCACCGCTGTGGGTCCTTACTGCCTCCGTGTGGAATATAACTTCCAGAACTTCCGTAGGGCTACAACCGAAAACCTTACTTGTATAATTCTCGACGTCGAATGATAGTTCTTGTAAATCTACTCCAATACTAAAGATTGTGGATCGTTCTAAATGATGTCTATCTGAGCAAATGCGGCCGATAACCATGACGCTTCCTGTAATATATGGGCTGAAGATGGCTGGCAAGTGGCTAATACCAGTTTGTGGGTGGCCGT
This Aspergillus flavus chromosome 1, complete sequence DNA region includes the following protein-coding sequences:
- a CDS encoding putative glycan biosynthesis protein, yielding MLHLITHLIQRIWRRPVTLALTFLTVFLIAPLFLYHLLAYYLANDPRLVPSAFRTAKNILLVTAHPDDETLFFSPSILYRNDDATVTRGLLALSSGNYEGIGDIRHSELQRSCAELGIKPERCVNLDHYELQDNPQKWWREDLIEELVGEYVKKWNIDLIITFDDGGISGHVNHRAVSAGVSKYISKTPQGPPAYALQTKFLLRKYAGLADLIPTSMSFSGRILQAIVSPSREYEVVKVGNGKSSKIQDPYGDKALLVSDWQMYFQARGAFSQHGSQYSFDRVFYLLISRYMWVNDLRRIV
- a CDS encoding putative monooxygenase, whose product is MPPNKSVAVIGTGPAGAIAVDALVQEKSFDVVRVFERQEKAGGCWVSRENEEPVPLDIDNLSARTADGPVPIPDNLPRHVPTLSQHRYFDSHVYPTLHANVAASVMEYSQEQIPDILSEWSVNIHGPDTPFRHHTVIRQYIEDLLNRNGYQDFVEYNTTVERAEKDPQTGKWTLTLRRAGEPNGLDYWWTETFDALVVASGHYAVPYVPVIKGLKEFAEKYPGSVEHTKQYRGPEKYKGKRVITVGASVSAADTAVSLVKHAKGPVYAVVRGKYNTYFGDEAFKHPQIERRPPISHITTDNGARTVHFENGTSVSDVDHIIFGTGFTWTLPFLPNIPIRNNRVPDLYLHVFHQRDHSLVFLGAVGAGLTFKVFEWQAVAAARVLAGKAQLPSLEEQRKWEQDRIAKKGDGPGFMMINPDFEAYFEQLRQLAGEPAEGEPGRRLPPFKQQWVDDFNAGHERRIRMWKKANEAGRASKL
- a CDS encoding tryptophan synthase beta chain codes for the protein MEHLKQTFAQCQQEGRPALVTYVTAGFPTAEETPDIMLGMQAGGADIIELGLPFTDPIADGPTIQKSNLKALKNGVTITSMLEMVREARRKGLKTPVLFMGYYNPLLRYGESQILADCKDAGVNGFIIVDLPPEDAIRFRNGCTKMGLSYVPLIAPSTTEERMKALCSMADSFIYLVSRMGVTGATGTLNTELPALIQRVKSLSGNVPVAVGFGISTREHFLSVTSIADGAVIGSQVINILADAPAGQAAQAVEDYCSKITQRKVSADASTTISGTTEAKAVALTDDAEAAVADGPGRFGIFGGQYAPEALTTCLAELEAGFQAALDDPTFWEEYRSYYPYMGRPSSLHQATRLTEHVGGANIWLKREDLNHTGSHKINNALGQILIARRLGKTEIIAETGAGQHGVATATVCAKFGMKCTIYMGAEDVRRQALNVFRIRLLGATVIPVESGSRTLRDAVNEAFRAWIVRLDTTHYIIGSAIGPHPFPTMVRTFQSVIGNETKAQMQELGKSPDAVVACVGGGSNSVGMFYPFSKDLSVQLVGVEAAGDGLDTDRHSATLTGGSVGVLHGVRTYILQDEHGQISDTHSISAGLDYPGVGPELAHWKESKRATFLSATDAQAFEGFRLLSQLEGIIPALETSHAVWGAIQTAKKLGPGKDLVLCLSGRGDKDVQSVADGLPTIGPQIGWDLRF
- a CDS encoding glycosyl transferase, producing MCFSRVRLLLLFLLASLLLFLTSPLATQLRLLLQMPFIWQKSAADSIISHDRDGFDVTFRGYESEQPPSELHHPSPIPAILHHVHLGDTALRPEWLVAREECLRIHPGWKTHIWDDKTATQFVRDHFPDLQETWNNYPYLVQKVDALRYMILYIHGGAILDLDLVCKRSLEPLRRFDFVAPAAYPAGFSIGMLLSSPGNLFVRDLIDNLPRFKRRWLLLPYVTVMFSTGCHYASTIYTTQPNRTSLRILSGPPDHPNMHMLNGFVDTPLFRHLGTSSWHANDALFVRLVEGLGGRVLYCILSAVIVGGCVVLSRSIAARRRSVRFARSTLPSKVFEKVV